Proteins from a single region of Stappia sp. ES.058:
- a CDS encoding type II toxin-antitoxin system PemK/MazF family toxin, which yields MPLAYYPSPGEIVLCDYGTGFISPEMVKLRPVVVVSPRLRRRADLVAVVPLSTTPPNPAEPHHCSFTLAVPLPKPFESPQMWAKCDMVATVALSRLDRFRDGRVPGGGARRFRTGKMSAAQLVEIRKAILHGLGLGSLTIHL from the coding sequence ATGCCGCTCGCCTATTATCCTTCCCCTGGCGAAATCGTTCTCTGCGACTATGGGACAGGCTTCATCTCGCCTGAAATGGTGAAGCTTCGTCCCGTCGTGGTTGTTTCGCCGAGATTGCGGCGGCGCGCTGACCTGGTTGCCGTTGTGCCGCTCAGCACCACGCCCCCCAATCCGGCCGAGCCGCACCATTGCAGCTTCACGCTTGCGGTGCCGCTGCCCAAGCCGTTTGAAAGTCCGCAGATGTGGGCAAAGTGCGATATGGTGGCGACCGTAGCCCTTTCCCGGCTCGATCGCTTCCGCGACGGTCGCGTGCCCGGCGGCGGCGCTCGCCGCTTCAGGACGGGCAAAATGAGTGCCGCCCAACTGGTCGAAATCCGCAAGGCAATCCTGCATGGCCTCGGCCTTGGTTCATTGACGATTCACCTGTAG